The proteins below come from a single Plantactinospora sp. KBS50 genomic window:
- a CDS encoding sirohydrochlorin chelatase has product MVLVAHGSRDPRAAAETEALATAVRLASPDTPVRTAYLDHAGPRPGAVLRALQAAGHDRATVVPVLLTAAYHRRVDIPEAVAAARAAGLRIPVRVADVLGPLGGPVDDLLVAAVCRRLAEAAGSAQTDALVLAAAGTRDAGARAEVARVADALAERTGLPCRPAYASAAAPSPAEAVSRLRAEGARRVAVAAYFLAPGRLYAAAVGGARSAGAVAVSEPLGAAEELVRLVLSRAAAAPVG; this is encoded by the coding sequence ATCGTCCTGGTGGCGCACGGCAGCCGCGACCCGCGGGCGGCCGCCGAGACCGAGGCGTTGGCCACGGCCGTGCGGCTGGCCAGCCCCGACACGCCGGTCCGGACGGCTTACCTCGACCATGCCGGACCCCGGCCCGGCGCCGTGCTGCGCGCCCTCCAGGCCGCCGGCCACGACCGGGCGACGGTGGTGCCCGTACTGCTCACCGCCGCGTACCACCGCCGGGTGGACATCCCCGAGGCCGTTGCCGCGGCGCGGGCCGCGGGGTTACGGATCCCGGTACGCGTCGCCGACGTGCTCGGCCCGCTCGGTGGCCCGGTGGACGACCTGCTGGTGGCCGCGGTGTGCCGGCGGCTGGCCGAGGCCGCCGGGTCGGCGCAGACCGATGCCCTGGTGTTGGCCGCCGCGGGTACCCGGGATGCCGGGGCGCGGGCGGAGGTGGCTCGGGTGGCCGACGCGCTGGCCGAGCGGACCGGCCTGCCGTGCCGGCCGGCGTACGCCTCGGCGGCGGCCCCGTCGCCCGCTGAGGCGGTTTCCCGGCTGCGGGCCGAGGGTGCCCGGCGGGTCGCGGTGGCCGCGTACTTCCTGGCGCCGGGCCGGCTGTACGCCGCGGCCGTCGGCGGCGCGCGGTCGGCCGGTGCGGTGGCGGTCAGCGAGCCGCTCGGTGCGGCCGAGGAACTGGTCCGGCTGGTGCTGTCCCGGGCCGCCGCGGCGCCGGTCGGCTGA
- a CDS encoding WhiB family transcriptional regulator: protein MDWRHHAACRDEDPELFFPIGTSGPAVLQVEQAKAVCRRCSVTDECLRWALESGQDAGVWGGMSEEERRAVKRRGGLRVLRAHSA from the coding sequence ATGGACTGGCGCCACCATGCTGCCTGCCGCGACGAGGACCCGGAGCTGTTCTTCCCGATCGGGACGTCCGGACCGGCGGTCCTGCAGGTCGAGCAGGCCAAGGCCGTCTGCCGGCGCTGCTCGGTGACCGACGAGTGCCTGCGGTGGGCACTCGAATCCGGTCAGGACGCCGGCGTCTGGGGCGGAATGAGCGAAGAGGAGCGGCGTGCCGTCAAGCGCCGCGGCGGCCTTCGGGTACTGCGCGCTCACTCTGCCTGA
- a CDS encoding phosphoadenylyl-sulfate reductase, giving the protein MVRSGPVSAANLNLVRFGPAPDPQRRSPEELREIAERAGRELAEAPAERIAEWAASTFGERFCVTSSMADGVLAHLVSRVAPGVDVVFLDTGLHFPETLRVRDTVARTLPVNVRSIRPRRTVGQQDGDHGPRLFSRAPDECCALRKIEPLERALADYDAWAAGLRRDESPTRANTPVVGFDPRRGKVKVNPIAAWTQADVDRYVSRWNVPVNELFRQGYSSIGCWPCTRRTKAGEDPRAGRWAMFDKTECGLHA; this is encoded by the coding sequence ATGGTCCGCAGCGGGCCGGTCTCGGCCGCGAACCTGAACCTGGTGCGGTTCGGGCCGGCGCCCGATCCGCAGCGGCGCAGTCCCGAGGAGCTGCGGGAGATCGCCGAGCGGGCCGGTCGGGAACTGGCCGAGGCGCCCGCCGAGCGGATCGCCGAGTGGGCCGCCAGCACCTTCGGCGAGCGGTTCTGCGTGACCAGCTCGATGGCCGACGGCGTGCTGGCGCACCTGGTGTCCCGGGTGGCGCCGGGGGTGGACGTGGTGTTCCTGGACACCGGGCTGCACTTTCCGGAGACGCTGCGGGTGCGCGACACGGTCGCCCGGACCCTGCCGGTCAACGTGCGCTCCATCCGGCCCCGCCGGACGGTCGGCCAGCAGGACGGCGACCACGGGCCGCGGCTGTTCTCCCGGGCACCGGACGAGTGCTGCGCGCTGCGCAAGATCGAGCCGTTGGAGCGCGCGCTGGCCGACTACGACGCCTGGGCCGCCGGGCTGCGCCGGGACGAGTCGCCGACCCGGGCCAACACGCCGGTGGTGGGCTTCGACCCGCGGCGCGGGAAGGTCAAGGTGAACCCGATCGCCGCGTGGACCCAGGCGGACGTCGACCGGTACGTGTCCCGGTGGAACGTGCCGGTCAACGAGTTGTTCCGGCAGGGCTACTCGTCGATCGGCTGCTGGCCGTGCACCCGGCGGACGAAGGCCGGCGAGGACCCGCGGGCCGGCCGGTGGGCGATGTTCGACAAGACCGAGTGCGGTCTGCACGCGTGA